A single region of the Arthrobacter sp. PAMC25564 genome encodes:
- a CDS encoding MarR family transcriptional regulator, translated as MDTPVDARWLTSDERHAWLTLVGVVMRLPSTLDAQLQRDAGLTHFEYMVLAGLSEAPGRTRRMSDLAGFTESGLPRLSQVVGRLEKRGWVRRSPDPSDGRITLAALTDDGWEKVVQTAPGHVEAVRALVFDPLTKAQSRQLGDIGQRILHAIDPDDRCLRTTD; from the coding sequence ATGGATACCCCCGTGGACGCCCGCTGGCTGACAAGCGACGAGCGTCATGCCTGGCTCACGCTCGTTGGCGTGGTGATGCGGCTGCCCTCCACGCTGGACGCGCAGCTGCAGCGCGACGCCGGGCTCACCCACTTTGAGTACATGGTGCTCGCCGGCCTCTCCGAGGCCCCCGGCCGCACACGCCGGATGAGCGACCTGGCCGGCTTCACCGAATCCGGGCTCCCCCGCCTGTCCCAGGTCGTGGGCCGGCTCGAGAAGCGGGGCTGGGTACGCCGTTCCCCCGACCCCTCCGACGGCCGCATCACGCTGGCTGCCCTCACCGACGACGGATGGGAGAAAGTCGTTCAAACAGCCCCCGGGCATGTCGAAGCCGTCCGCGCCCTCGTCTTCGACCCCCTCACGAAGGCACAATCACGCCAACTGGGCGACATCGGGCAACGCATCCTGCACGCCATCGACCCGGACGACCGCTGCCTGCGCACCACCGATTAA
- a CDS encoding amino acid transporter, with product MTTLSRPPADPSAPRPGATEKFRSWLLFGLQDAKGSHQGPGAVGDSHLKKHAWWQVMCLTGVDYFSTLGYQPAIAALAAGVISPLATLVLVAVTLLGALPVYRRVAGESHRGEGSIAMLERLLPRWSGKLFVLVLLGFAATDFMITMTLSAADATAHALQNPFAPGWLQGQNILVTLFLLALLAAVFLRGFKEAIGVAVVLVGIYLGLNVVVVITTILEVFTHPVAVGDWWHALSTQHGNPFMVVGIALLVFPKLALGLSGFETGVAVMPQIQGRPGDTEESPAGRIERARRLLTTAAVIMSCFLVTTSFTTVILIPEQEFQPGGQANGRALAFLAHEYLGVGFGTVYDISTIAILWFAGASAMAGLLNLVPRYLPRYGMAPEWARAVRPLVLVFTLIGFLITWLFNADVDAQGGAYATGVLVLMTSAAVAVTLSARRRHQRKRTVGFGVIAVVFIYTTVANIVERPEGIRIASFFILGIIVISLLSRVRRSFELHATHVHMDRQALEFMSANLDGPIAIIAHEPLRLSPEAYRDKLTSAIEVSHLPVDYQALFLEVVVDDSSDFETALEVHGVTRHGYQILEVHGPVVPNTIASVLLHIRDVTGLMPHIYFRWTEGNPVTNLLRFLFLGEGEIAPVTREVLREAEPDVTKRPWVHVG from the coding sequence ATGACCACGCTGAGCAGGCCGCCGGCCGATCCTTCGGCGCCCCGGCCCGGGGCCACGGAGAAATTCAGGAGCTGGCTGCTGTTCGGCCTGCAGGACGCCAAGGGGTCCCATCAGGGCCCCGGCGCGGTGGGCGATTCCCATCTGAAGAAGCACGCGTGGTGGCAGGTGATGTGCCTGACCGGCGTCGACTATTTCTCCACCCTCGGGTACCAGCCCGCGATCGCCGCGCTCGCCGCGGGGGTGATCTCCCCGCTGGCCACCCTCGTGCTGGTGGCGGTCACCCTGCTGGGCGCCCTGCCGGTCTACCGCCGGGTGGCCGGGGAGAGCCACCGCGGAGAAGGTTCCATCGCCATGCTCGAGCGCCTCCTGCCGCGCTGGAGCGGCAAGCTCTTTGTCCTGGTCCTGCTGGGGTTCGCCGCCACGGACTTCATGATCACCATGACCCTGTCCGCCGCCGACGCAACGGCGCACGCGCTCCAGAACCCGTTTGCCCCGGGCTGGCTGCAGGGCCAGAACATCCTCGTCACGCTCTTCCTGCTCGCCCTGCTGGCCGCCGTATTCCTGCGCGGATTTAAGGAGGCCATCGGTGTTGCTGTCGTCCTGGTCGGCATCTACCTGGGCCTGAACGTCGTGGTCGTGATCACGACCATTCTGGAAGTATTCACCCACCCGGTTGCCGTGGGGGACTGGTGGCACGCCCTGTCCACCCAGCACGGGAATCCGTTCATGGTAGTCGGTATCGCGCTGCTGGTGTTCCCCAAGCTCGCCCTGGGCCTGTCCGGATTCGAAACCGGCGTGGCTGTCATGCCGCAGATCCAGGGGCGCCCGGGTGACACCGAGGAGAGCCCAGCCGGCCGGATCGAGCGGGCCCGACGGCTGCTGACGACGGCGGCCGTCATCATGAGCTGTTTTCTGGTTACCACCAGCTTCACCACCGTCATCCTGATCCCGGAGCAGGAATTTCAGCCGGGCGGCCAGGCCAACGGCCGCGCCCTGGCGTTCCTGGCCCACGAGTACCTCGGCGTCGGGTTCGGCACGGTCTATGACATCAGCACCATCGCCATCCTCTGGTTTGCCGGTGCCTCCGCCATGGCGGGGCTGCTGAACCTGGTACCGCGGTATCTGCCCCGCTACGGCATGGCCCCTGAGTGGGCCCGGGCCGTGCGCCCCCTGGTGCTGGTGTTCACCCTCATCGGGTTCCTGATCACCTGGCTGTTCAACGCCGACGTCGACGCGCAGGGCGGCGCCTACGCCACCGGCGTCCTGGTGCTGATGACCTCCGCCGCGGTCGCCGTGACACTCTCTGCCCGGCGCCGGCACCAGCGCAAGCGCACCGTCGGGTTCGGGGTCATCGCCGTGGTGTTCATCTACACCACCGTGGCCAACATCGTTGAACGGCCCGAAGGCATCCGGATCGCCTCGTTCTTCATTCTGGGGATCATTGTGATCTCCCTGCTGTCCCGGGTCCGCCGCTCCTTTGAACTCCACGCCACCCATGTCCATATGGACCGGCAGGCGCTGGAGTTCATGTCCGCCAACCTGGACGGTCCCATCGCCATCATCGCCCACGAACCCCTGCGCCTGAGCCCCGAGGCCTACCGGGACAAGCTGACCTCCGCCATCGAGGTCAGCCATCTTCCGGTGGATTACCAGGCGCTGTTCCTGGAGGTGGTGGTGGACGACTCCTCCGACTTCGAAACCGCGCTGGAGGTCCACGGCGTGACCCGGCACGGCTACCAGATCCTGGAGGTGCACGGTCCCGTCGTCCCCAACACCATCGCCTCCGTGCTCCTGCACATCCGGGACGTCACCGGGCTGATGCCGCACATCTACTTCCGCTGGACTGAGGGAAACCCAGTCACCAACCTGCTCCGCTTCCTCTTCCTGGGCGAGGGCGAGATAGCACCCGTCACCCGCGAGGTGCTCCGCGAAGCCGAACCCGACGTCACCAAACGACCCTGGGTCCACGTCGGCTGA
- a CDS encoding acyl-CoA dehydrogenase family protein: MTTTSPDSGFTATDASDHFPVGTVEPGYVLTEALGTDPASVFAGISDEDRGYWNRARHFVQNEVLPAIDSYWERADYPLHLVRRLGELDLLRDGVQVEGFAPMSRMAAGLVNMEISRGDGSVATMIAVQGGLALRSIAECGSAEQKKRWLPAVAAGKEFAAFALTEPTHGSDAVALESTATSTAGGYLLNGEKKWIGNGSVGGVSVVWARGDDGQVHGYLVPQDSPGYAATTIEGKLALRAIWQAHVRLENVFVPEENALPGAGSFKDTARVLLATRLGVAWSAVGHATACYETAVQYAKQRVQFGRPLAASQIVQERLARMLSELATMQLMVVQLTRLDEDGLLTPEQASLAKYTCTRIARAIASNARDLLGGNGILLANRVARHLADIEAIHTYEGTETMQALIIGRGITGISAFA, encoded by the coding sequence ATGACGACGACGTCACCCGATTCCGGCTTCACTGCCACAGATGCTTCAGACCATTTTCCCGTCGGCACCGTAGAACCCGGCTACGTCCTGACGGAGGCCCTGGGCACGGACCCGGCGTCCGTGTTCGCCGGTATCAGCGACGAAGACCGCGGCTATTGGAACCGCGCCCGCCACTTCGTCCAGAACGAGGTTCTGCCCGCAATAGACAGCTACTGGGAGCGCGCCGATTACCCGCTGCACCTGGTCAGACGCCTTGGCGAACTGGACCTGCTGCGTGACGGAGTGCAGGTGGAAGGTTTCGCCCCGATGAGCAGGATGGCGGCCGGCCTGGTGAACATGGAAATCAGTCGCGGCGACGGCTCCGTTGCAACCATGATCGCGGTTCAGGGCGGTCTTGCCCTGCGGTCCATAGCGGAGTGCGGGTCTGCCGAACAGAAGAAGCGGTGGCTTCCGGCGGTCGCCGCCGGCAAGGAATTCGCTGCGTTCGCGTTGACGGAACCTACCCACGGCTCGGACGCGGTGGCTCTGGAATCCACGGCCACCAGCACGGCCGGCGGTTACCTTCTGAACGGCGAGAAGAAATGGATCGGCAACGGCTCCGTCGGTGGAGTGAGCGTGGTGTGGGCCAGGGGCGACGACGGCCAGGTTCACGGCTACCTCGTGCCGCAGGACTCCCCCGGCTACGCGGCCACAACGATTGAAGGCAAGCTTGCCTTGCGCGCCATCTGGCAGGCCCACGTCCGGCTGGAGAATGTCTTTGTCCCCGAGGAGAATGCCCTGCCGGGGGCGGGGTCCTTCAAGGACACGGCGCGTGTGCTGCTGGCCACCCGGCTGGGCGTCGCCTGGTCCGCCGTCGGGCATGCCACAGCCTGCTACGAAACCGCGGTGCAGTACGCGAAGCAACGCGTGCAGTTCGGCCGGCCGCTGGCGGCCTCCCAGATCGTGCAGGAACGACTGGCACGGATGCTCAGCGAACTGGCCACCATGCAGCTGATGGTGGTTCAGCTCACCCGTCTCGATGAAGACGGGTTGCTCACACCCGAACAGGCATCACTCGCCAAATACACCTGCACCCGTATTGCCCGCGCGATTGCCTCCAATGCGCGGGATCTCCTCGGAGGCAACGGCATCCTGCTGGCAAACCGCGTCGCCCGCCACCTCGCCGACATCGAGGCCATCCACACCTATGAAGGCACCGAAACGATGCAGGCCCTGATCATCGGGCGCGGTATCACCGGCATCTCCGCCTTCGCATGA
- a CDS encoding cupin domain-containing protein has translation MNTVEHENFGKPSETRTFPHGKAEILNMGDGTVGRLTLEPGWRWSNDVKPIAGTESCEAPHFQYHVSGRLAIRMDDGTEFVAGPGDVTSLPQGHDAWVVGDETVVTVDWFGATNYAKASE, from the coding sequence ATGAACACTGTGGAGCACGAGAACTTTGGCAAGCCCAGCGAGACCCGGACCTTTCCTCACGGCAAGGCCGAGATTCTGAACATGGGTGATGGCACTGTCGGTCGGCTGACTCTGGAGCCGGGTTGGCGGTGGTCGAACGACGTTAAGCCGATCGCCGGAACGGAGAGCTGCGAGGCGCCGCATTTCCAGTACCACGTCTCCGGGCGGCTGGCCATACGCATGGATGACGGAACCGAGTTCGTCGCAGGTCCCGGCGACGTCACGAGCCTCCCTCAGGGGCACGACGCCTGGGTGGTCGGTGACGAAACGGTCGTGACCGTCGATTGGTTCGGCGCCACGAACTATGCGAAGGCTTCCGAGTAG
- a CDS encoding long-chain fatty acid--CoA ligase, with product MNTNNPAEGFGTISVAAILAESARRTPDRTALIVGEEETSYGDLWRETRAYAGALRARGIGPGDAVAVLIPNVADFARVYFAVLSLGAIVVPVHALLKAREIEYVLQDSGATLLICAAPLLKEGAAGASSTGVELLTVMAPDDGGLPRLEGEAAAAEPIRTYVPCRPSDTATILYTSGTTGKPKGALGTHFALVEQTSVILTSVMDFRPGDVLFGGLPLFHTFGQTVVLNAGLRAGATIVMMPRFSGEGALKLMARHNVNIFVGVPTMYVALLEAAKTVQVRPSALRYGISGGASLPLVVMDKFRDVFGVEIHEGYGLTETSPVAAFNHVGTPPRPGTIGVAIWGVDIEIARAETVESIEFLPPGELGELVVRGHLLMKGYLNRPEDTAEAIVDGWFRTGDLGTKDDDGYLTIVDRKKDMIIRNGYNVYPREVEEILLTHPQVVSAAVYGIPHEVHGQEVAAAIVLDAGATATETDLIEFASAQLAAYKYPRVVRLLAELPLGPSGKILKRNLATGSAGS from the coding sequence ATGAATACCAACAATCCCGCAGAGGGCTTCGGAACGATCTCCGTGGCAGCCATCCTGGCCGAGTCCGCTCGAAGGACCCCGGACCGCACCGCGCTGATCGTCGGTGAGGAGGAAACCAGCTACGGCGATCTCTGGCGTGAGACCCGCGCCTACGCCGGGGCACTGCGGGCGCGCGGCATCGGCCCCGGCGATGCAGTTGCCGTGCTGATTCCCAATGTTGCGGACTTCGCCCGCGTCTATTTCGCGGTCCTGTCGCTGGGAGCCATTGTGGTTCCGGTGCACGCACTGCTCAAGGCACGCGAAATCGAATACGTGCTCCAGGACAGCGGCGCCACGTTGCTGATCTGCGCAGCGCCGCTGCTGAAGGAAGGGGCTGCCGGTGCCAGCAGCACCGGCGTCGAACTGCTGACCGTGATGGCGCCCGACGACGGCGGGCTGCCGCGGCTCGAAGGCGAGGCCGCTGCAGCCGAGCCAATCCGCACGTACGTCCCCTGCCGGCCCTCGGACACCGCCACCATCCTCTACACCTCCGGCACCACCGGCAAACCAAAGGGCGCTCTCGGCACTCACTTCGCCCTAGTGGAACAGACTTCCGTCATTCTGACGTCCGTCATGGACTTCCGGCCAGGCGACGTCCTCTTCGGCGGGCTGCCGCTGTTCCACACCTTTGGCCAGACAGTTGTCCTCAACGCGGGACTCCGCGCGGGCGCGACCATCGTCATGATGCCCCGCTTCAGCGGCGAGGGCGCCCTCAAGCTGATGGCCCGGCACAACGTGAACATCTTCGTCGGGGTGCCGACCATGTATGTCGCGCTACTTGAAGCGGCAAAGACGGTTCAAGTCCGCCCGTCCGCCCTGCGCTACGGCATCTCCGGCGGCGCATCCCTCCCGCTGGTTGTGATGGACAAGTTCCGCGACGTCTTCGGCGTGGAAATCCACGAAGGCTACGGCCTGACCGAAACCTCCCCCGTCGCCGCGTTCAACCACGTCGGCACCCCGCCCCGGCCCGGCACCATCGGGGTCGCCATTTGGGGCGTTGACATCGAAATTGCCCGCGCCGAAACGGTCGAGAGCATCGAGTTTCTGCCCCCGGGTGAGCTGGGCGAGCTCGTCGTGCGCGGACACCTGCTGATGAAGGGCTACCTCAACCGGCCCGAGGACACCGCCGAAGCAATCGTCGACGGCTGGTTCCGCACCGGGGACCTCGGTACGAAGGACGACGACGGCTACCTGACAATCGTTGACCGAAAAAAGGACATGATCATCCGCAACGGCTACAACGTCTACCCCCGCGAAGTTGAGGAAATCCTCCTCACCCACCCGCAGGTGGTCAGCGCCGCCGTCTACGGAATCCCGCACGAGGTCCACGGCCAGGAAGTTGCGGCCGCGATCGTGCTCGACGCGGGAGCCACCGCCACCG
- the ribA gene encoding GTP cyclohydrolase II RibA — MTVLSETTVPPLGAAPATVRSQVTVPLRFPDGFTATAEVLTFHGLADGREHLLLALGEWEQALLQQAPAGSGPLVRLHSECLTGDVFGSQRCDCGPQLREAVEQIAAAGGFLLYLRQEGRGIGLYSKLDAYALQDTGLDTYEANVALGHGEDERDYTAAAQMLGALGATTVRLLSNNPDKAAQLTDLGIGVAAQVPTGVHLSPANHRYLAAKRDHTGHTLELPAAAGIRQDPRITAFRADPAPTMTTSTPAAVPTPEDLLARVDELLPRLRERAEETERIRQIPDATMEELKEAGVFGMLSPKAVGGFGMGLETYVQVVRRLGQGCPSTAWTVGHLIEHAWMLARWPREVQDEVFANGPAPLAAATGAPAGVAEKVPGGYLISGRWTFASGVMHSEWALLAAQHDNVRLQCLVPMSEVELLDVWHTAGLRGTGSNDIRAGKLFVPAYRTLDWDLLAAADNPGSRIHEDPIIHTPMASLLNMVGPAAALGAAEHAVDLFRERMMVRRVKNAVENRQADSPLAQARFSQAYGLVVTARLHWEEAIRVVSAEYGRRPSTMTDGERARYRLSQALSGEASAEAVRLIMTGSGGNAYRLSQPLQRIQRDVSVLLSHPTLTMDPILEQAGRGLLGLGFTIPAF, encoded by the coding sequence ATGACCGTTTTGTCTGAGACCACCGTGCCGCCGCTGGGTGCCGCGCCTGCCACAGTGCGCAGCCAGGTTACCGTGCCGCTGCGCTTCCCGGACGGCTTCACCGCTACCGCCGAGGTCCTGACATTCCACGGGCTGGCAGACGGCAGGGAACACCTGCTGCTCGCTTTGGGCGAGTGGGAGCAGGCGCTGCTGCAGCAGGCGCCGGCGGGCTCGGGGCCTTTGGTCCGGCTGCACAGCGAATGCCTGACGGGGGATGTCTTCGGCAGCCAGCGCTGTGACTGCGGTCCGCAGCTGCGGGAGGCGGTCGAGCAGATCGCCGCCGCCGGCGGGTTCCTGCTCTACCTCCGCCAGGAAGGCCGCGGCATCGGCTTGTACTCCAAGCTCGATGCCTACGCCTTGCAGGACACCGGGCTGGACACCTACGAAGCCAACGTGGCACTCGGCCACGGCGAGGACGAGCGGGACTACACCGCCGCCGCGCAGATGCTGGGCGCCCTCGGCGCCACCACCGTCCGCCTGCTCAGCAACAACCCGGACAAAGCCGCCCAGCTCACCGACCTAGGCATCGGCGTCGCCGCACAGGTCCCCACCGGGGTGCACCTGTCCCCGGCCAACCACCGCTACCTGGCTGCAAAACGCGACCATACCGGGCATACCCTGGAGCTCCCGGCCGCCGCCGGAATCCGACAGGACCCCCGCATCACCGCCTTCCGCGCCGATCCCGCACCCACCATGACAACTTCGACGCCGGCGGCCGTCCCCACTCCCGAGGACCTGCTCGCCCGCGTTGACGAACTCCTTCCCCGCCTCCGGGAGCGGGCCGAGGAAACGGAGCGCATTCGCCAAATTCCGGACGCGACGATGGAGGAGTTGAAGGAGGCAGGAGTCTTCGGCATGCTCTCCCCGAAGGCCGTCGGGGGATTTGGCATGGGATTGGAGACCTATGTCCAGGTCGTGCGCCGGCTTGGCCAGGGATGCCCCTCCACGGCCTGGACCGTTGGTCATCTGATCGAGCACGCCTGGATGCTTGCACGGTGGCCCCGGGAGGTTCAGGACGAAGTCTTCGCGAACGGTCCGGCGCCGTTGGCTGCTGCCACCGGGGCCCCGGCAGGTGTCGCCGAGAAGGTCCCGGGCGGGTACTTGATCTCGGGCCGGTGGACCTTTGCCTCCGGGGTGATGCATTCCGAGTGGGCCCTGCTGGCCGCGCAGCATGACAACGTCCGCCTGCAGTGCCTGGTCCCGATGTCCGAGGTCGAGTTGCTGGACGTCTGGCACACGGCAGGGCTGAGGGGGACCGGCAGCAATGACATCAGGGCAGGGAAGCTGTTTGTCCCGGCGTATCGAACGCTGGACTGGGACCTTCTGGCTGCCGCGGACAACCCTGGCAGCCGGATCCATGAGGATCCCATCATTCACACCCCGATGGCGTCGCTGCTGAATATGGTGGGGCCCGCCGCAGCCTTGGGGGCCGCCGAGCATGCCGTCGACCTGTTCCGCGAGCGGATGATGGTGCGCCGGGTCAAGAACGCCGTGGAGAACCGCCAGGCGGATTCGCCGCTCGCGCAAGCAAGGTTCTCGCAGGCCTACGGACTGGTCGTCACCGCGCGGCTGCACTGGGAAGAAGCCATCCGGGTGGTCTCTGCCGAGTATGGCCGTCGGCCGTCAACGATGACAGACGGGGAACGGGCCCGGTACCGGCTCTCCCAGGCGCTCAGCGGCGAGGCATCGGCGGAAGCCGTCCGTCTCATCATGACGGGATCGGGAGGGAACGCCTACCGGCTTTCGCAGCCGCTGCAGCGGATCCAGCGCGACGTCAGCGTTCTGCTCAGCCACCCGACCCTGACCATGGATCCGATTCTCGAGCAGGCGGGGCGAGGCCTTCTGGGCCTCGGCTTCACGATTCCCGCCTTCTGA
- a CDS encoding SDR family NAD(P)-dependent oxidoreductase — protein sequence MARIFITGSADGLGRAAARTLLGEGHEVVLHVRTPERAAAVADLTARAAGVVVGDLSSAVETIALADQVNSIGRMDAVIHNAGTYLEPERAATPEGHARTVAVNTLAPYMLTALIERPSRLVYLSSGMHRGSSSSLHDVDWTERRWSAGEAYAESKLYIAALALAIARHWPEVFSNAVDPGWVATKMGGPGAPDDLEMGHLTQTWLAASNDPAAMVSGGYWYHRKRGMPAPVALDPGFQDQLLGRLAELTGIPLF from the coding sequence GTGGCACGCATCTTCATCACCGGCTCCGCCGACGGGCTCGGCCGCGCAGCAGCCCGCACCCTCCTGGGCGAGGGCCACGAGGTCGTCCTGCACGTCCGGACGCCCGAGCGTGCAGCCGCCGTCGCCGATCTCACCGCACGGGCAGCAGGCGTCGTCGTCGGGGATCTCAGCAGCGCGGTTGAAACCATCGCCCTGGCCGACCAGGTGAACAGCATCGGGAGGATGGACGCTGTCATCCACAACGCCGGCACCTATCTGGAGCCGGAACGGGCTGCGACGCCCGAGGGCCACGCGCGGACCGTCGCCGTGAACACCCTGGCGCCCTACATGCTCACCGCACTCATTGAGCGGCCCTCCCGCCTGGTCTACCTCAGCAGCGGAATGCACCGGGGAAGCAGCAGCTCACTGCACGACGTCGACTGGACCGAGCGGCGGTGGAGTGCAGGCGAGGCGTACGCCGAGAGCAAGCTGTACATCGCCGCGCTCGCCCTGGCGATCGCGCGCCACTGGCCGGAGGTGTTCAGCAATGCCGTGGATCCAGGCTGGGTCGCCACGAAAATGGGTGGCCCCGGCGCTCCGGACGATCTGGAAATGGGGCACCTCACCCAGACCTGGCTCGCCGCCAGCAACGATCCGGCCGCGATGGTCAGTGGCGGCTACTGGTACCACCGGAAACGGGGAATGCCCGCGCCGGTTGCCCTTGACCCCGGCTTCCAGGACCAGCTCCTGGGCCGACTCGCTGAACTCACCGGCATCCCGCTCTTCTGA
- a CDS encoding TetR/AcrR family transcriptional regulator C-terminal domain-containing protein: MWVTTGTGEDDSAARGPPDPLNRDRVLHAAVALADDAGIESLSMRRLAQELGVVPMALYKHVANKEELLDGMVDVVVGEIDPPVPDAGWRSAVRLRVLSARRALQRHRWARQVVESRTNKTPAVLDYMDSFTGMFLAGGFSVDLTHHVMHAIGGRMWGFTQELFDDPAGPKTEAPAEVPPAARAAMPRQMAGRYPNIVAFATSMTHDGGAVVGHGCDDQFEFEFALDLLLDGFERLHEQGWTSKQAKLERG, translated from the coding sequence ATGTGGGTCACGACAGGGACCGGCGAGGATGACTCAGCAGCTCGCGGCCCGCCGGACCCCCTGAACCGGGACCGGGTGCTGCACGCCGCCGTCGCGCTCGCTGACGACGCAGGCATCGAGTCGCTCAGCATGCGCCGGCTGGCCCAGGAGCTCGGCGTGGTCCCGATGGCGCTCTACAAGCACGTCGCCAACAAGGAAGAACTTCTCGACGGCATGGTCGACGTCGTGGTCGGCGAGATCGACCCCCCGGTCCCCGATGCCGGCTGGCGGAGCGCGGTCCGGCTGAGGGTACTCTCCGCAAGGCGGGCACTGCAACGGCACCGGTGGGCCCGCCAGGTGGTCGAATCGCGCACCAACAAGACGCCGGCAGTCCTCGATTACATGGACTCGTTTACCGGCATGTTCCTGGCCGGCGGCTTCTCGGTCGATCTCACGCACCACGTGATGCATGCCATCGGGGGCCGCATGTGGGGATTCACCCAGGAGTTGTTCGACGACCCGGCCGGTCCGAAGACGGAGGCGCCGGCGGAGGTACCCCCGGCGGCCCGGGCCGCCATGCCCCGGCAGATGGCCGGGCGCTATCCGAATATCGTGGCTTTCGCCACATCCATGACCCACGACGGCGGCGCGGTCGTCGGGCACGGCTGCGACGACCAGTTCGAATTCGAGTTCGCCCTGGATCTACTCCTCGACGGCTTTGAGCGGCTTCACGAGCAAGGCTGGACATCGAAGCAAGCGAAGCTGGAGCGTGGATAG
- a CDS encoding DUF998 domain-containing protein: MTSSPFPGHAAARRRRVGQAAVAGMTGPVLFVSGFTVLGWLDPGYSPTRMFVSELSLGPQGWVQILNFVLTGTLVVAFGRGLAAHFSTGAASRAGPVLVQSIGVSLIASGPFTTDPSAMFEQSSLHGFVHGIFGAVVFTLAPLSCFVFHRRFHGDPVWRSLAGWTLFSGLVLTLGIGVLKISQQPGSGLFEWKGAVQRVLLVTFMAWIFAVAFRLRRCCRDQERGSFTPPPS, encoded by the coding sequence GTGACCTCGAGCCCATTCCCCGGCCACGCGGCGGCCCGACGCCGGCGCGTCGGGCAGGCCGCGGTGGCGGGCATGACAGGGCCGGTCCTGTTCGTGTCCGGCTTCACCGTTCTCGGGTGGCTGGACCCAGGCTACTCCCCGACGCGCATGTTCGTCAGCGAGCTGTCGCTCGGTCCCCAGGGCTGGGTCCAGATCCTGAACTTCGTACTCACAGGCACCCTGGTGGTGGCGTTCGGCCGGGGCCTCGCCGCTCACTTCAGCACCGGAGCGGCCTCCCGGGCCGGGCCGGTGCTAGTGCAGAGCATTGGAGTCAGCCTGATCGCGTCCGGACCATTTACCACCGACCCGTCGGCGATGTTCGAGCAAAGCAGTCTGCACGGCTTCGTGCACGGCATCTTCGGCGCCGTCGTCTTCACGCTTGCGCCCCTCAGTTGCTTCGTCTTCCACCGGCGTTTCCACGGGGACCCCGTGTGGCGCTCCCTGGCCGGGTGGACACTGTTCAGCGGCCTTGTGCTCACCCTCGGGATCGGCGTCCTGAAGATCAGCCAGCAGCCTGGGAGCGGGCTGTTCGAATGGAAGGGGGCCGTGCAGCGCGTACTGCTCGTCACGTTCATGGCGTGGATTTTTGCGGTTGCATTCCGCCTGCGCCGCTGCTGCCGGGACCAGGAGCGCGGCTCCTTCACCCCGCCGCCGTCCTAG
- a CDS encoding TetR/AcrR family transcriptional regulator, translating to MISQPTPHNPDGPAAAAVGLLARQGYEATSVDELADAAGMSRSTFFRKFGSKEDVVFADHERILARVTDGLAETMQEPLAAIEDAALLVFNHHLRNRETSRARYELMQAVPALRDRELVTSHRYERAFLLHLLDKLPDGEHREYKAVAFAAAAVAVHNAFLRRWLRSTQDAQETEIRADREKAAALADELHALSEIFRPALLGPITPAHASPAVVVTVLTAGADKDAILKAVRDALP from the coding sequence ATGATCTCGCAGCCGACACCACACAACCCCGACGGGCCCGCTGCCGCCGCCGTCGGGCTGCTGGCAAGGCAGGGCTATGAGGCAACGTCCGTTGACGAACTGGCGGATGCCGCGGGCATGAGCCGCAGCACGTTCTTTCGAAAGTTCGGGTCAAAGGAGGATGTCGTCTTCGCCGACCACGAGCGGATACTGGCGCGGGTGACCGACGGCCTGGCGGAAACGATGCAGGAACCACTGGCAGCAATCGAGGACGCGGCGCTGTTGGTTTTCAATCACCACTTGCGGAACCGGGAAACGTCGCGTGCCCGGTATGAGCTGATGCAGGCCGTGCCGGCCCTCCGGGATCGGGAGCTGGTCACCTCGCACCGGTACGAGAGGGCGTTCCTGCTGCACCTGCTGGATAAACTGCCTGACGGCGAGCATCGTGAATACAAGGCTGTAGCCTTCGCCGCAGCCGCAGTCGCCGTGCACAACGCCTTCCTCCGGCGGTGGCTCCGCTCGACACAGGACGCCCAGGAAACAGAGATTCGGGCCGACCGGGAGAAGGCTGCGGCACTCGCGGACGAACTCCATGCCCTCTCCGAGATCTTCCGGCCGGCACTGTTGGGGCCGATCACCCCCGCGCACGCTTCCCCGGCCGTCGTCGTGACCGTACTTACTGCGGGCGCCGACAAGGACGCAATCCTGAAGGCAGTCCGTGACGCCCTGCCCTGA